One Chanodichthys erythropterus isolate Z2021 chromosome 10, ASM2448905v1, whole genome shotgun sequence DNA segment encodes these proteins:
- the LOC137029258 gene encoding carcinoembryonic antigen-related cell adhesion molecule 1-like — MLGIFLVLCVLLLHGVFAAETDRVSVSVNEGDSVTLNTDVKINQRDRIKWFFNNTRIAQITGDISICTDVQCNEGTERFRDRLKLDHQTGSLTIMNTRNTDSGEYELQITSSISNTDSLKIFSVTVSGASVSVMEGDSVTLHTGVTTNQQDRIMWYFNHTRIAQLIGDLSKICTDVQCEERFRDRLKLDHQTGSLTIMNITNTDAAVYHLEITSRNSEKTFNVAVHGASSAERDEVKTVKEGESVTLDRGVMKIPNYVISWYFKDTLIAEITGDLSKICTDVQCNDDTEKFRDRLKLDHQTGSLTITNIRITDEGIYKLQIIISSNSFSIRRFKSFSVSVTGSGLSSADVVGIVVVLLVAAAVTAGVIYYRKDPSRSSRGPENHIQENGEYSPVSQNGDPANRTSHNLNEIAF; from the exons ATGCTCGGCATTTTTCTCGTACTGTGTGTTTTGCTCCTGCATG GTGTTTTTGCTGCTGAAACAGACAGAGTGTCAGTGTCTGTGAatgagggagattcagtcactctaaacactgatgttaaaataaaccaaaGAGACAGAATCAAATGGTTTTTTAATAACACTCGTATAGCTCAAATCACTGGAGATATTAGTATCTGTACAGATGTTCAGTGTAATGAAGGTActgagagattcagagacagactgaagctggatcatcagactggatctctgaccatcatgaACACCAGAAACACAGACTCTGGAGAATATGAACTACAGATAACCAGCAGCATCAGCAATACCGACAGCCTTAAGATCTTCAGTGTTACTGTTAGTG GAGCTTCAGTatcagtgatggagggagattcagtcactctacaCACTGGTGTTACAACAAACCAACAAGACAGAATTATGTGGTATTTCAATCACACTCGTATTGCTCAACTCATTGGAGATCTCAGTAAGATCTGTACAGATGTTCAGTGTGAagagagattcagagacagactgaagctggatcatcagactggatctctgaccatcatgaACATCACAAACACAGATGCTGCGGTTTATCATCTAGAGATCACCAGCCGCAACAGTGAAAAGACCTTCAATGTAGCTGTTCATG GTGCTTCTTCTGCTGAACGAGATGAAGTGAAGACGGTGAAGGAGGGAGAATCTGTCACTTTAGATCGTGGTGTAATGAAAATCCCAAATTATGTAATCTCATGGTATTTTAAAGACACTCTCATCGCTGAAATCACTGGAGATCTCAGTAAGATCTGTACAGATGTTCAGTGTAATGATGATACCGAGaaattcagagacagactgaagctggatcatcagactggctctctgaccatcacaaacatcagAATCACAGATGAAGGAATCTATAAACTACagatcatcatcagcagcaacaGCTTCAGTATTAGAAGGTTTAAGAGCTTCAGTGTTTCTGTTACAG GTTCAGGTCTGTCTTCAGCTGATGTAGTAGGAATAGTTGTTGTTCTTCTGGTGGCTGCTGCTGTAACTGCTGGTGTGATTTACTATCGCAAGGATCCAAGTAGAA GCAGCAGGGGGCCGGAAAATCACATCCAG GAGAATGGTGAATACTCACCTGTTAGTCAGAATGGGGATCCTGCTAACAGAACATCCCATAATTTGAATGAGATTGCCTTTTAA